The following proteins are co-located in the Streptomyces bottropensis ATCC 25435 genome:
- a CDS encoding MFS transporter: MSRPATPSSTGSVPGDPPGGRRALAVWGVGVSVYFVAVIFRTSLGVAGLDAADRFHVGASALSTFSILQLLVYAGMQIPVGLLVDRLGTKKVLTLGVLLFTAGQIGFALSPSYGTALASRALLGCGDAMTFISVLRLGSRWFPARRGPMIAQMAGLVGMAGNLVSTLLLARLLHGVGWTAAFAGSSVAGLVVLVLTLLFLKDHPDGHEPEPFPHHGAAYVRRQIAASWREPGTRLGMWVHFTTQFPAMVFLLLWGLPFLVQAQGLSRGTAGELLTLVVLSNMVVGLVYGQIVARHHTARLPLALGTVLATAAVWASTILYPGEHAPMWLLLVLCGVLGACGPASMLGFDFARPANPPERQGTASGITNMGGFVASMTILFAVGVLLDATGDDYRIAFSAVFVLQALGLTQILRLRGRAARRERERLVASRVETVHVPA, translated from the coding sequence TTGAGCCGCCCCGCCACACCCTCGTCCACCGGGTCCGTGCCCGGGGACCCGCCCGGTGGCCGCCGCGCCCTCGCCGTCTGGGGTGTGGGCGTCTCCGTCTACTTCGTCGCCGTCATCTTCCGTACGTCGCTGGGCGTGGCCGGCCTTGACGCCGCCGACCGCTTCCATGTGGGCGCCTCCGCCCTGTCGACCTTCTCGATCCTGCAACTGCTGGTCTACGCGGGCATGCAGATCCCCGTCGGCCTGCTGGTCGACCGGCTCGGCACGAAGAAGGTGCTGACGCTGGGGGTCCTGCTGTTCACGGCCGGCCAGATCGGCTTCGCGCTGTCGCCGTCGTACGGCACGGCGCTGGCGTCGCGGGCGCTGCTGGGCTGCGGTGACGCGATGACGTTCATCAGCGTGCTGCGGCTGGGCAGCCGCTGGTTCCCGGCCCGGCGCGGACCCATGATCGCGCAGATGGCGGGCCTGGTCGGCATGGCGGGCAACCTGGTCTCCACGCTGCTGCTGGCCCGCCTGCTGCACGGGGTGGGCTGGACGGCGGCGTTCGCGGGCAGCTCGGTCGCCGGCCTCGTCGTCCTGGTCCTGACCCTGTTGTTCCTGAAGGACCACCCCGACGGTCACGAGCCGGAGCCGTTCCCGCACCACGGGGCCGCGTACGTGCGGCGGCAGATCGCGGCGTCCTGGCGGGAGCCCGGCACCCGGCTCGGCATGTGGGTGCACTTCACCACCCAGTTCCCGGCGATGGTGTTCCTGCTGCTGTGGGGGCTGCCGTTCCTGGTCCAGGCGCAGGGCCTCAGCCGTGGCACCGCCGGTGAACTGCTCACCCTCGTCGTCCTGTCCAACATGGTCGTCGGACTGGTGTACGGCCAGATCGTCGCCCGGCACCACACTGCGCGGCTGCCGCTGGCGCTCGGCACGGTCCTCGCGACGGCGGCGGTGTGGGCGAGCACGATCCTGTACCCCGGGGAGCACGCGCCGATGTGGCTCCTGCTCGTCCTGTGCGGGGTGCTCGGCGCCTGCGGGCCCGCCTCGATGCTCGGCTTCGACTTCGCCCGCCCGGCGAACCCGCCGGAGCGTCAGGGCACCGCCTCCGGGATCACCAACATGGGTGGTTTCGTCGCCTCCATGACCATCCTCTTCGCGGTCGGCGTCCTCCTGGACGCGACCGGGGACGACTACCGCATCGCCTTCTCCGCCGTCTTCGTCCTCCAGGCCCTCGGCCTGACGCAGATCCTCCGTCTGCGCGGCCGCGCGGCCCGCCGCGAACGGGAACGCCTGGTGGCGAGCCGGGTGGAGACGGTGCACGTACCTGCCTGA
- a CDS encoding maleylpyruvate isomerase family mycothiol-dependent enzyme: MSLHPTLQPYADAWTHSVDAISELVTPLVEGEWNRRTPCPAWSVRDVVSHVIGLDCEMLGDPRPIHTLPRDLYHVRTEHQRYMEMQVDARRHHTAPEMTSELEYTIIRRNRQLRNESRDPGHKIRGPLSTEVTLEQAMRNRAFDVWVHEQDLRAALGQPGNLDSPGAYVVRDELLSVLPKVVAEDAQAPRSSAVVFDVHGPVEFIRTVRVDMQGRGTLETAPALGPAASFTLDWETYVRLACGRVSADLVADRVKAEGDPHLIAAILRAFAVTV; this comes from the coding sequence GTGAGTCTGCATCCCACTCTTCAGCCCTACGCCGACGCCTGGACCCACTCCGTGGACGCGATATCCGAGCTGGTGACGCCGCTCGTGGAGGGTGAGTGGAACCGGCGGACGCCGTGCCCCGCCTGGTCGGTACGCGATGTGGTCTCGCATGTCATCGGCCTGGACTGCGAGATGCTCGGCGACCCGCGGCCCATCCACACCCTCCCGCGCGACCTGTACCACGTGCGGACCGAGCACCAGCGGTACATGGAGATGCAGGTCGACGCCCGCCGTCACCACACCGCGCCGGAGATGACCTCCGAGCTGGAGTACACGATCATCCGGCGCAACCGCCAGCTGCGGAACGAGTCGCGGGACCCCGGGCACAAGATCCGCGGCCCCCTCAGCACCGAAGTCACCCTGGAACAGGCCATGCGCAACCGCGCGTTCGACGTATGGGTCCACGAACAGGACCTGCGCGCCGCGCTGGGGCAGCCGGGGAACCTGGACTCGCCGGGCGCGTACGTCGTCCGTGACGAGCTGCTGTCCGTCCTGCCGAAGGTCGTCGCCGAGGACGCGCAGGCGCCCCGCAGTTCGGCTGTCGTCTTCGACGTGCACGGCCCGGTGGAGTTCATCCGCACCGTCCGCGTCGACATGCAGGGCCGCGGCACCCTGGAGACCGCCCCCGCCCTCGGCCCCGCCGCCAGCTTCACCCTCGACTGGGAGACCTACGTCCGCCTCGCCTGCGGCCGCGTGAGCGCCGACCTCGTCGCCGACCGCGTCAAGGCCGAGGGCGACCCCCATCTGATCGCGGCGATCCTGCGCGCGTTCGCGGTGACCGTCTAG
- a CDS encoding carbon-nitrogen family hydrolase, whose amino-acid sequence MRASLIQIGVDEDESVDSRRRRAASLVRDQAGADLVVLPELWTTGAFAFESFTTAAEPLEGPTYEAMAKAASDAGVWLHAGSIPERAPDGPLYNTSLVFSPSGDLAAAYRKIHRFGFDKGEAVLMGAGSELVTLRLPETTVGIATCYDLRFPELFRGLVDAGAETLLLSAGWPERRRAHWTLLARARAVENQAYVLACGTAGTHAGVPQAGHSIVVDPWGEVLAEAGADEEVLTVEFDPAKVATTREQFPALKDRLLGLEPPRR is encoded by the coding sequence GTGCGCGCCTCGCTCATCCAGATCGGTGTAGACGAGGACGAATCGGTCGATTCGCGCAGGCGGCGTGCGGCCTCGCTGGTGCGGGACCAGGCCGGTGCCGATCTCGTCGTCCTCCCGGAGCTGTGGACCACCGGCGCTTTCGCGTTCGAATCCTTCACCACGGCGGCCGAGCCGCTGGAGGGGCCGACGTACGAGGCGATGGCCAAGGCGGCGAGCGACGCGGGCGTATGGCTGCACGCGGGCTCGATCCCGGAGCGGGCCCCCGACGGGCCGCTCTACAACACCTCCCTCGTCTTCTCACCGTCCGGCGACCTCGCCGCCGCCTATCGCAAGATCCACCGCTTCGGCTTCGACAAGGGTGAGGCGGTGCTGATGGGCGCGGGCTCGGAGCTGGTGACGCTCCGCCTCCCCGAGACGACCGTCGGCATCGCCACCTGCTACGACCTCCGCTTCCCCGAGCTGTTCCGCGGGCTCGTCGACGCGGGCGCCGAGACGCTTCTGCTCTCGGCGGGCTGGCCCGAGCGGCGGCGCGCGCACTGGACCCTGCTGGCGCGGGCGCGGGCCGTGGAGAACCAGGCGTACGTCCTCGCCTGCGGAACGGCCGGTACGCACGCGGGGGTCCCCCAGGCCGGCCACTCGATCGTGGTCGATCCCTGGGGCGAGGTCCTGGCGGAGGCGGGCGCCGACGAGGAGGTCCTGACGGTGGAGTTCGACCCGGCGAAGGTCGCGACCACGCGGGAACAGTTCCCGGCGCTGAAGGACCGCCTCCTGGGCTTGGAGCCACCGCGCCGCTGA
- a CDS encoding DUF397 domain-containing protein, which produces MPEGLHWQKSSFSGGGGDTSCVEISTAPTTLHLRESDSPTTILSPTPTALHALLTALRDGPRTPPQG; this is translated from the coding sequence GTGCCCGAAGGACTCCACTGGCAGAAGTCGTCGTTCTCCGGGGGAGGCGGAGACACCTCCTGCGTAGAGATATCCACCGCCCCCACCACCCTCCACCTCCGCGAGAGCGACAGCCCCACCACCATCCTGTCGCCCACCCCCACCGCCCTGCACGCGCTCCTCACAGCCCTGCGGGACGGCCCCCGAACCCCGCCGCAGGGCTGA
- a CDS encoding helix-turn-helix domain-containing protein, producing the protein MTSRPTPTARQARLGAELRKLREASGVSNRKAAAQLGVSPTQISHIESGRFGLSTERLRRMAEFYDCDDTALVDALVEMSVPRLGNWWEEYRGAMPPQALDLAELEHDASYVRVFEVVHIPGVLQIEEHVRAASVFCEPSLSEEARETRVSFRMRRQQVLEAGTPYDVVIHEAALRMRVGGSQVTRAQLGHLLQAADRASLTLRVVPFTAEGFAGAGYAMQYVGGPVSPLDTVQIDTTHGAEFINATARLNRYRALFESIDKAALTQNASLDLIRRIAQEL; encoded by the coding sequence ATGACATCGAGGCCCACCCCGACCGCCCGACAGGCTCGATTGGGCGCAGAGTTGCGGAAACTGCGCGAGGCATCGGGCGTCTCGAACCGGAAGGCCGCCGCGCAACTGGGAGTCAGCCCGACCCAGATCAGCCACATCGAGTCCGGACGGTTCGGCCTCAGCACTGAACGACTCCGCAGGATGGCGGAGTTCTACGACTGCGACGACACCGCCCTCGTTGACGCGCTGGTCGAGATGTCAGTACCCCGCCTCGGCAACTGGTGGGAGGAGTACAGGGGCGCGATGCCACCGCAGGCGCTCGACCTGGCCGAACTGGAGCATGACGCGTCATACGTACGCGTATTCGAAGTGGTGCACATCCCGGGAGTCCTCCAGATCGAGGAACACGTGCGCGCCGCCTCGGTCTTCTGCGAACCGAGCCTTTCGGAAGAGGCCCGCGAGACCCGTGTCTCGTTCCGGATGCGGCGACAGCAGGTACTGGAGGCAGGCACACCGTACGACGTCGTCATCCACGAGGCCGCGCTGCGCATGCGCGTCGGCGGTTCCCAGGTCACCCGCGCCCAGCTCGGACACCTTCTTCAGGCAGCCGACAGGGCCTCTCTCACCCTCCGCGTCGTCCCCTTCACCGCCGAGGGCTTCGCAGGCGCCGGGTACGCCATGCAGTACGTGGGCGGGCCGGTATCCCCACTCGACACCGTGCAGATCGACACCACACACGGCGCCGAATTCATCAACGCCACAGCGCGGCTGAACCGATACCGGGCTCTCTTCGAAAGTATCGACAAGGCAGCGCTCACGCAGAATGCTTCCCTTGACCTCATCCGCCGCATCGCCCAGGAACTGTGA
- a CDS encoding ATP-binding protein has product MPSYTLICPPVETSPHIARDFVATVLHALHLDRTLVDDAVLCASELVTNACVHAKGGDGTVLWLDVQEGRLRVVVYDGDENPPVIRELTTETWERGGGRGLYLVDALTEGRWGHGPDLPYGGPTHPVGKAVWFDLPVRRRALPC; this is encoded by the coding sequence ATGCCCTCGTACACCCTCATCTGCCCACCCGTCGAAACCTCCCCCCACATCGCCCGCGATTTCGTCGCCACCGTCCTGCACGCGCTGCACCTGGACCGCACCCTCGTCGACGACGCGGTCCTCTGCGCCTCCGAACTCGTCACCAACGCCTGCGTGCACGCCAAGGGCGGTGACGGCACCGTGCTGTGGCTGGACGTGCAGGAGGGGCGGCTGCGGGTGGTGGTGTACGACGGGGACGAGAACCCGCCGGTCATAAGGGAACTGACGACTGAGACCTGGGAGCGGGGCGGCGGCCGGGGGCTGTATCTGGTCGACGCCCTCACCGAGGGCCGCTGGGGGCACGGCCCGGACCTCCCGTACGGCGGCCCGACGCACCCGGTGGGCAAGGCGGTGTGGTTCGACCTGCCCGTACGGCGAAGGGCGCTGCCGTGTTGA
- a CDS encoding DUF262 domain-containing protein has protein sequence MAMDGAQTTPDVVEDVFEGHATDIEVEDPGEETERIQRPWNPDQIRVNTSQFSLRNILDQIDEGSIELAPDFQRLQVWRADQKSLLVESLLLQIPLPAFYFAEDADGSFRVVDGLQRLSTLHAFVRGGENGFALGKLEHLNDLKDLRFTDLPVPFQRRINNTQLIVNVIDPTTPRGVTYEIFKRINTGGTPLNAQEIRHCMSSPRSRDILHRMTHTDAFAKATGGRLTNHIRMNDREMALRFAAFWLKDIEAYQERPMMELFLMDATEMLDDPKQVPDERVAALEAAFDRAMTHAYLVFGEHAFRKWPKGDDYRRPINRAMFESWSLALADPDHTTADLRARRKAIVRAARERMTTDVTYLNAITSSTTDRHRVDYRFKAAVADAGAGR, from the coding sequence ATGGCTATGGACGGCGCGCAGACGACCCCTGACGTGGTGGAGGACGTGTTCGAGGGACACGCCACTGACATCGAGGTCGAGGACCCCGGTGAGGAGACCGAGCGGATCCAACGGCCGTGGAACCCCGACCAGATCCGGGTGAACACCAGCCAGTTCTCCCTGCGCAACATCCTCGACCAGATCGACGAGGGCTCCATCGAACTCGCGCCGGACTTCCAGCGTCTCCAGGTCTGGCGCGCCGACCAGAAGTCCCTGCTCGTCGAGTCCCTGCTGCTCCAGATCCCGCTGCCCGCCTTCTACTTCGCAGAGGACGCGGACGGGTCGTTCCGGGTCGTCGACGGACTTCAGCGGCTCTCCACGCTGCACGCGTTCGTCCGGGGCGGCGAGAACGGCTTCGCCCTCGGGAAGCTGGAGCATCTGAACGATCTGAAGGACTTGCGCTTCACCGATCTCCCCGTGCCGTTCCAGCGGCGGATCAACAACACCCAGCTGATCGTCAACGTGATCGACCCGACGACACCGCGCGGAGTGACGTACGAGATCTTCAAGCGGATCAACACCGGCGGGACTCCGCTGAACGCGCAGGAGATCCGACACTGCATGAGCAGCCCGCGCAGCAGGGACATCCTGCATCGGATGACCCACACGGACGCCTTCGCCAAGGCCACCGGGGGTCGCCTGACCAACCACATCCGGATGAACGACCGGGAGATGGCCCTGCGGTTCGCCGCGTTCTGGCTGAAGGACATCGAGGCCTACCAGGAGCGGCCCATGATGGAGCTGTTCCTGATGGACGCCACCGAGATGCTCGACGATCCGAAGCAGGTCCCTGACGAGCGGGTGGCGGCGCTGGAGGCTGCCTTCGACCGGGCGATGACCCACGCGTACCTCGTCTTCGGGGAGCACGCCTTTCGCAAGTGGCCGAAGGGCGATGACTACCGTCGTCCGATCAACCGAGCCATGTTTGAGAGCTGGTCGCTCGCCCTTGCCGATCCCGACCACACCACCGCCGATCTGCGAGCGCGCAGGAAGGCGATCGTGCGGGCCGCGCGGGAGCGGATGACCACGGACGTCACCTACCTCAACGCCATCACCTCCTCCACCACCGACCGTCATCGCGTCGACTACCGCTTCAAGGCCGCCGTCGCGGACGCCGGAGCCGGCCGGTGA
- a CDS encoding AAA family ATPase → MITSLEIRGFKRFESESFELRPLTVLTGVNGGGKSTMLQSLLLARLAETARGVAGDAVRLNGPLRLALGEARDVLNWATDAREITVRLGGPNGEQWVYVLGLPDSEQALHLNALRLPVQSVPGIGRDVVDPAFTYLCAERLGPRDTLSVSAEEPDRIGVGVQGEFTAQVLALRESRAVSHRGPRGEVRGSLHHPDAAGPQLRLQTEAWASEIIRPLQITARVAVGILAGTIRFSEPGLSGEEIRPVNTGFGVSYALPVIVAGLLTEPGDLLIVENPEAHLHPAGQSRLGRFLARVAGSGVQVLVETHSDHVLNGARLAVAQDGSLPAQDMITHYFDHDRTLPIDINDKGELSHWPSGFFDQIETDLGRLARAGRSR, encoded by the coding sequence GTGATCACTTCCCTGGAGATCCGCGGCTTCAAGCGGTTCGAGTCGGAGTCGTTCGAACTGCGCCCCCTGACCGTCCTGACCGGGGTCAACGGCGGTGGCAAGAGCACCATGCTCCAGTCCCTGCTGCTGGCGCGGCTGGCCGAGACGGCGCGCGGCGTGGCGGGCGACGCCGTGCGGCTGAACGGTCCGCTGCGGCTGGCCCTCGGTGAGGCCCGGGACGTGCTGAACTGGGCGACCGACGCACGCGAGATCACCGTACGGCTGGGCGGCCCGAACGGTGAGCAATGGGTGTACGTCCTCGGCCTGCCCGACTCGGAACAGGCACTGCACCTGAACGCGCTGCGGCTGCCGGTGCAGTCCGTGCCCGGCATCGGGCGGGATGTCGTCGACCCCGCGTTCACGTATCTGTGCGCTGAGCGTCTTGGACCACGCGACACGCTGTCGGTGTCCGCCGAGGAACCTGACCGGATCGGGGTGGGGGTGCAAGGTGAGTTCACCGCACAGGTGCTGGCACTGCGCGAGTCCCGTGCGGTCAGCCACCGCGGCCCCCGCGGGGAGGTCCGAGGCTCGCTGCACCACCCGGACGCTGCCGGTCCGCAACTCCGCCTCCAGACCGAGGCCTGGGCCTCGGAGATCATCCGCCCTCTGCAGATCACCGCACGGGTGGCCGTGGGCATCTTGGCCGGGACGATCCGCTTCAGCGAGCCCGGCCTGAGCGGTGAGGAGATCCGCCCCGTCAACACCGGCTTCGGTGTTTCCTACGCCCTTCCCGTCATCGTCGCCGGTCTGCTCACCGAGCCGGGCGACCTGTTGATCGTCGAGAACCCCGAGGCCCATCTGCATCCGGCGGGGCAGTCCCGGCTCGGCCGCTTCCTCGCGCGCGTGGCGGGCAGCGGAGTACAGGTCCTGGTCGAGACGCACAGCGACCACGTCCTCAACGGAGCCCGACTCGCCGTCGCCCAGGACGGCTCCCTCCCGGCGCAGGACATGATCACGCACTACTTCGACCACGACCGGACCCTGCCCATCGACATCAACGACAAGGGCGAACTCAGCCATTGGCCGAGTGGCTTCTTCGACCAGATCGAGACCGACCTGGGGAGGCTGGCCCGTGCCGGACGCAGCAGGTGA
- a CDS encoding LURP-one-related/scramblase family protein: MRFLVRDRLLGIGDDYWIEDEHGRKAFLVDGKAMRLRDTFELKDTQGRVLIDIRRKMFAVRDTMVVERDGEPLATVRRKRLSLLRNHYRVSLADGTELDVSGKILDREFVVEYDGELLAHISRRWLRVRETYGLDVVRDDADPALLIAVTVCVINLAEKERDD; the protein is encoded by the coding sequence ATGAGATTCCTCGTACGCGACCGGCTCCTCGGCATCGGTGACGACTACTGGATCGAGGACGAGCACGGCCGGAAGGCCTTCCTCGTCGACGGCAAGGCCATGCGGCTGCGGGACACCTTCGAGCTGAAGGACACCCAGGGCCGGGTGCTGATCGACATCCGCCGCAAGATGTTCGCCGTGCGCGACACCATGGTCGTCGAACGGGACGGCGAGCCCCTCGCCACCGTCCGCCGCAAACGCCTGTCCCTGCTGCGCAACCACTACCGCGTCTCCCTGGCGGACGGCACCGAACTCGACGTCAGCGGCAAGATCCTCGACCGTGAGTTCGTGGTCGAGTACGACGGCGAACTCCTCGCCCACATCTCCCGCAGATGGCTGCGGGTCCGCGAGACCTACGGCCTCGACGTCGTACGCGACGACGCGGACCCGGCGCTGCTCATCGCCGTCACGGTGTGCGTGATCAACCTGGCGGAGAAGGAGCGGGACGACTGA
- a CDS encoding DUF6458 family protein — protein MGLGGCIILIAVGAILTFATDWDMQGVNLDLVGIIFMIVGLIGVATFSSIARRRRVVVPPTTPVVDDDRQRGGYQGY, from the coding sequence ATGGGCCTGGGCGGGTGCATCATCCTGATCGCCGTGGGGGCCATCCTCACGTTCGCCACCGACTGGGACATGCAGGGGGTCAACCTCGACCTGGTCGGCATCATCTTCATGATCGTCGGACTGATAGGTGTCGCCACCTTCAGCAGCATCGCCAGGCGCAGGCGGGTGGTGGTACCGCCCACGACCCCGGTGGTCGACGACGACCGGCAGCGGGGCGGCTACCAGGGCTACTAG
- a CDS encoding M18 family aminopeptidase gives MRTPPRFDRGHTDDLMTFLASSPTPYHAVASAAERLEKAGFRQVSETDAWDGSLGGKFVLRGGAIIAWYVPEGADAHTPFRIIGAHTDSPNLRVKPRPDSGAHGWRQIAVEIYGGPLLNSWLDRDLGLAGRLSLRDGTTRLVNVDRPLLRVPQLAIHLDRNVTSDGLKLDKQRHLQPVWGLGDDVRDGDLIAFLEEEAGIPASEVTGWDLMTHSVEPPAYLGRDNDLLAGPRMDNLLSVHAGTAALVSVAGAADGLPYIPVLAAFDHEENGSQSDTGADGPLLGGVLERSVFARGGSYEDRARAFAGTVCLSSDTGHAVHPNYAERHDPTHHPRADAGPILKVNVNNRYATDGSGRAVFAAACEKAGVPFQTFVSNNSMPCGTTIGPITAARHGIRTVDIGVAILSMHSVRELCGAKDPYLLANALAAFLEG, from the coding sequence ATGCGCACACCCCCACGCTTCGATCGCGGCCACACCGACGACCTCATGACCTTCCTGGCGAGCAGCCCGACCCCGTACCACGCGGTCGCGAGCGCCGCGGAGCGGCTGGAGAAGGCCGGCTTCCGGCAGGTCTCGGAGACCGACGCGTGGGACGGCTCGCTGGGCGGGAAGTTCGTCCTGCGCGGCGGCGCGATCATCGCCTGGTACGTGCCGGAGGGCGCCGACGCCCACACCCCGTTCCGCATCATCGGCGCCCACACCGACTCTCCCAACCTCCGGGTCAAACCCCGCCCCGACAGCGGCGCGCACGGCTGGCGCCAGATCGCCGTGGAGATCTACGGCGGCCCGCTGCTCAACTCCTGGCTCGACCGCGACCTCGGCCTCGCCGGCCGGCTCTCCCTGCGTGACGGCACCACCCGCCTCGTCAACGTCGACAGACCCCTTCTCCGCGTCCCTCAACTGGCCATCCACCTCGACCGCAACGTCACCTCCGACGGACTGAAGCTCGACAAGCAGCGTCACCTCCAGCCCGTCTGGGGCCTCGGCGACGACGTCCGCGACGGCGACCTGATCGCCTTCCTGGAGGAGGAGGCGGGCATCCCCGCCAGCGAGGTCACCGGCTGGGACCTGATGACCCACTCCGTCGAGCCTCCCGCGTACCTGGGCCGCGACAACGACCTGCTCGCCGGTCCCCGCATGGACAACCTCCTCTCCGTGCACGCCGGTACGGCCGCGCTCGTCTCGGTCGCCGGTGCCGCCGACGGCCTCCCGTACATCCCCGTGCTCGCCGCCTTCGACCACGAGGAGAACGGCTCCCAGTCCGACACCGGCGCGGACGGCCCGCTGCTCGGCGGAGTGCTGGAGCGCTCGGTCTTCGCCCGCGGCGGCTCCTACGAGGACCGGGCGCGCGCCTTCGCCGGCACGGTCTGTCTCTCCTCCGACACCGGGCACGCCGTGCACCCCAACTACGCGGAGCGCCACGACCCGACGCACCACCCCCGCGCGGACGCCGGCCCGATCCTGAAGGTCAACGTCAACAACCGCTACGCCACCGACGGTTCGGGGCGCGCCGTCTTCGCCGCCGCCTGCGAGAAGGCCGGTGTGCCGTTCCAGACGTTCGTCTCCAACAACTCCATGCCCTGCGGCACCACCATCGGCCCCATCACGGCCGCCCGCCACGGCATCCGCACCGTCGACATCGGCGTCGCCATCCTCTCGATGCACAGCGTCCGTGAGCTGTGCGGCGCGAAGGACCCCTACCTCCTGGCGAACGCTCTGGCGGCCTTCCTGGAGGGCTGA
- a CDS encoding acyl-CoA dehydrogenase: protein MGHYKSNLRDIEFNLFEVLGRDKLYGTGPFAEMDTDTAKSILEELARLAENELAESFTDADRNPPVFDPETNTAPVPASFKNSYKAFMDSEYWRLGLPEEIGGTTAPRSLIWSYAELVLGSNPAVWMYASGPAFAGILYDEGNDVQKKIAQIAVDRTWGSTMVLTEPDAGSDVGAGRTKAVQQEDGSWHIEGVKRFITSGEHDMEENILHYVLARPEGHGPGTKGLSLFLVPKYLFDFETGELGERNGVYATNVEHKMGLKASNTCEMTFGDRHPAKGWLIGDKHDGIRQMFRIIEFARMMVGTKAISTLSTGYLNALEYAKERVQGTDLANFMDKTAPKVTITHHPDVRRSLMTQKAYAEGMRALVLYTASIQDEIQVKEAAGEDASALEALNDLLLPIVKGYGSEKGYEQLAQSLQTFGGSGFLQEYPIEQYIRDAKIDTLYEGTTAIQGQDFFFRKIVRNQGAALNTLAEEIKKFLALGEGGEQLSGAREHLAKAAVELEAIVGLLLTDLAATEQDVKNIYKVGLNTTRLLLASGDVVVGYLLLRGAAVAAEKLETASARDKAFYTGKIAAAKFFAADVLPGVTLARKIAEGVELDLMELDEAAF from the coding sequence ATGGGGCACTACAAGTCGAATCTCCGCGACATCGAGTTCAACCTCTTCGAGGTGCTCGGGCGCGACAAGCTGTACGGCACCGGCCCGTTCGCGGAGATGGACACGGACACCGCGAAGAGCATCCTGGAGGAGCTGGCCCGTCTCGCGGAGAACGAGCTGGCGGAGTCCTTCACGGACGCCGACCGCAACCCGCCGGTCTTCGACCCGGAGACCAACACCGCTCCGGTACCGGCCTCCTTCAAGAACAGCTACAAGGCCTTCATGGACTCCGAGTACTGGCGTCTCGGCCTGCCCGAGGAGATCGGCGGCACCACCGCCCCCCGCTCCCTGATCTGGTCCTACGCGGAGCTGGTGCTCGGCTCGAACCCGGCCGTGTGGATGTACGCCTCCGGCCCGGCCTTCGCCGGCATCCTCTACGACGAGGGCAACGACGTCCAGAAGAAGATCGCCCAGATCGCGGTCGACAGGACCTGGGGCTCCACCATGGTGCTCACCGAGCCGGACGCCGGCTCGGACGTCGGCGCCGGGCGCACCAAGGCGGTCCAGCAGGAGGACGGCTCCTGGCACATCGAGGGCGTGAAGCGCTTCATCACCTCCGGTGAGCACGACATGGAGGAGAACATCCTCCACTACGTCCTCGCGCGCCCCGAGGGCCACGGCCCCGGTACCAAGGGCCTGTCCCTCTTCCTTGTCCCGAAGTACCTCTTCGACTTCGAGACCGGCGAACTGGGCGAGCGCAACGGCGTCTACGCGACGAACGTCGAGCACAAGATGGGCCTCAAGGCCTCCAACACCTGCGAGATGACCTTCGGCGACCGTCACCCGGCCAAGGGCTGGCTGATCGGCGACAAGCACGACGGCATCCGCCAGATGTTCCGCATCATCGAGTTCGCGCGGATGATGGTCGGCACGAAGGCGATCTCCACACTGTCGACGGGCTACCTCAACGCGCTGGAGTACGCCAAGGAGCGCGTCCAGGGCACCGACCTGGCGAACTTCATGGACAAGACCGCCCCCAAGGTCACCATCACGCACCACCCCGACGTCCGCCGCTCGCTGATGACGCAGAAGGCGTACGCGGAGGGCATGCGCGCCCTCGTCCTCTACACCGCCTCCATCCAGGACGAGATCCAGGTCAAGGAGGCGGCGGGCGAGGACGCCTCCGCCCTGGAGGCCCTCAACGACCTGCTCCTGCCGATCGTCAAGGGCTACGGCTCCGAGAAGGGCTACGAGCAGCTCGCCCAGTCGCTGCAGACCTTCGGCGGCTCCGGCTTCCTGCAGGAGTACCCGATCGAGCAGTACATCCGCGACGCCAAGATCGACACCCTGTACGAGGGCACCACCGCGATCCAGGGCCAGGACTTCTTCTTCCGGAAGATCGTCCGCAACCAGGGCGCCGCGCTGAACACCCTCGCCGAGGAGATCAAGAAGTTCCTGGCGCTCGGCGAGGGCGGCGAGCAGCTGTCCGGCGCCCGCGAGCACCTGGCCAAGGCCGCCGTGGAGCTGGAGGCCATCGTCGGCCTGCTCCTCACCGACCTCGCCGCCACCGAGCAGGACGTCAAGAACATCTACAAGGTGGGCCTCAACACCACCCGCCTGCTCCTCGCCTCCGGTGACGTGGTCGTCGGCTACCTCCTCCTGCGGGGCGCGGCCGTCGCCGCCGAGAAGCTGGAGACGGCCTCCGCCAGGGACAAGGCCTTCTACACCGGCAAGATCGCGGCGGCGAAGTTCTTCGCGGCCGACGTCCTCCCGGGCGTCACCCTCGCCCGCAAGATCGCCGAGGGTGTCGAGCTGGATCTGATGGAGCTGGACGAGGCGGCGTTCTAG